The genomic window CAGTGCCATCTCGATCTATAACAACGACGGCCACATCCGCACCGTCCCCCTTGAGACCGGCAAGCTCAACATCATCACCGGCGACTCAAGGCGAGGTAAGAGCGCCCTGCTCAATATCGTCGACTACTGCCTTGCCAGCACCGACTACGTCATCAAGGGCGCGGCGCTGCGCAACTTCGTCCACGTCTTTGCCGTCACCCTGGTCAAGGACCGGCAGCAGTTGTTTGTCGCCCGCCCCGCCCCCACCGGGAAGGCCGCCACGACGGCCAACCTCTGCGTGACTGTCCAGGCTCTCGGCGATCAGCCCCTTCCGTACGCGCAGATCAAGTTCTCCACTCCGCTTGATATCGCCAAGGGCCTGCTGTCAGAGTTCGCCGGCATCGACCGCGCCACCCGGATCCCCGCCGTACGCAGCAGCAGCCCGATCCCACCCTCCATCCGCCACGCCCTCTTCTTCTGCCTGCAAAAGCAGAACGAGATCGCCAACCCCGACCTGCTCTTCCACTCTCAAGGCCAGGACTTCCGCCCTGCCACTATCCGGGCGATGATCCCTTATTTCCTCGGCGCCATGGACCCCGCGCAGGCCCTGCGCGAGCACCGACTGCGGCTGCTGCGCCGGGAACTGGCCGACATGGAGACTCAGCTCGCCGCGGTCCACAGCCTGTCAGTCGCTTCCGGTCAGGCGCTGGCCCTGTTGACCGAAGCCGTTGAGGCCGGCCTGCTGGAACCAGTGCCCACGGAGCAGATGACAACTGAGACTGCCCTCGACCATCTACGCCGTGCTGCGGACGTCACCGCACCTGGTCACCTTCCAGAGACAGGAGACGATCCGGTCGCCGTGCTGATAGAGGGGCGCCGTGCGCTTCGCGCACAGTTCACCCGGACCCGTGCCGGGATCACCAACCTCAAGCGGGCCGTCCAGGAGAACGACGACTTCCTGGGCCAAGCCACCGAGCAGCACGCCCGCCTTGCCACCCTCGGCCTGCTCGGCCCTGCTGGCGATGGCCAGAGGCGGTGCCCAGTGTGCGACAACCCCACCCCCCACATCGGTCAAGCCGTTGAGGTCATGACCAGCGACCTCGCACGCCTGGATGCCGAGATGACCGTCATCGGCAATGACACCCCCGAGATCAACGCCCTCATCGCAGCCGAAGAACGCACCCTGCAGGAGCTCCG from Kitasatospora sp. NBC_01250 includes these protein-coding regions:
- a CDS encoding DUF3732 domain-containing protein, whose product is MTFQISAISIYNNDGHIRTVPLETGKLNIITGDSRRGKSALLNIVDYCLASTDYVIKGAALRNFVHVFAVTLVKDRQQLFVARPAPTGKAATTANLCVTVQALGDQPLPYAQIKFSTPLDIAKGLLSEFAGIDRATRIPAVRSSSPIPPSIRHALFFCLQKQNEIANPDLLFHSQGQDFRPATIRAMIPYFLGAMDPAQALREHRLRLLRRELADMETQLAAVHSLSVASGQALALLTEAVEAGLLEPVPTEQMTTETALDHLRRAADVTAPGHLPETGDDPVAVLIEGRRALRAQFTRTRAGITNLKRAVQENDDFLGQATEQHARLATLGLLGPAGDGQRRCPVCDNPTPHIGQAVEVMTSDLARLDAEMTVIGNDTPEINALIAAEERTLQELREALARNQDHLDTLTAGQRVVQDHPETSRRAAIVQGRISLFLETAARHIHVPQIVDRRDELTEKIAELEDEIGVGARDDRLSSYISLINQKIKDKAVALELEHSESPIRLDPRALTVVADTRRGPERLSDMGGGENWMGYHVATLLSLHEWFCEQDNPVPRFLILDQPSQVYFPEDATDDSVLVGQDRASLLNFYQTVQRTIDALDGALQVIVMEHADLDDEPFRSAVRDRWRRSNGKALVPDAWITEEIPDR